DNA from Roseimicrobium sp. ORNL1:
CCACCATGAAATCCTGCGCGTGCGCGGTGAAGCTGAAGGTGAAGCCGAGCTTCTTCAGGAAGAGCGCTGAGTGGGTGGCGCGATTCGCGAAATGCACATGCACGTGCTTCACCCCCAGCGCGCGGAGCCGCGAGGCGAAGTGCCAGGCATTGCGAGCCCGCGTGCGAGCCTTGAAGGATTTTCCATAACGCTGGTCGTGGTCCTTGATAAGAGCGCCGAGTTTGGCCTCGAACTCCGGCTGCTTCGCCTGTGCATCGCGCACCTCCTCCGGGGCCGGGTAGTGGATTTCCGCGCGAAGCCGATCAAGCCGCTCATGCCGGAAGGAGTCCGGCGGAGGATTCAGGGAGAACACCTCCAGGTCGAAACCCATGCCTTCGAGCGCGAGCATTTCCGAGTCGCAGAAGGTCTGCGAGACCACGGGATAGCGGCTGTAGAGGTAGGCCAGGCGAGGGCGGGGCATGGACAGGAAGCATAGAGCACAGGGCAGGGGAAGCGGCGAATGAATTTGCACAGCGGCCCCCTCCCATGCTCTTTGCGGTCCACCCATGCCCGAGACCCCCTACCTGGAAACCCGCGAAGAGGTCATGTTCTTCGACACCGACTGCGGTGGTGTCGTCCACAACCTGGCCTACTTGCGCATGATCGAGACCAACCGTACCCGCCTGGCCGCCCTGCTGGGTATGAAACTGCGGGACATGGCCCTGACACAGCTCTTCCCCGTCGTGATCCGCACCGAGATTGACTACCGGAAGCCCGCCGTGCTGGGGGATGAACTGGTCATCGAAGGCAAGCTGGAAAGCGTCGAGCGCGTGCGCTTCTGGTGCAGCTTCGTGATGAAACGG
Protein-coding regions in this window:
- a CDS encoding thioesterase family protein is translated as MPETPYLETREEVMFFDTDCGGVVHNLAYLRMIETNRTRLAALLGMKLRDMALTQLFPVVIRTEIDYRKPAVLGDELVIEGKLESVERVRFWCSFVMKRVVDNTVLITCRQALALVQMPQGKPQRLPEDWAERFAHLAAVKTKP